Proteins encoded in a region of the Labrus bergylta chromosome 9, fLabBer1.1, whole genome shotgun sequence genome:
- the LOC109987331 gene encoding polyadenylate-binding protein-interacting protein 2, producing MKDPSLNNGNNMSISNEVILSNQFISEEDPFAEYMWMENEEEFNRQVEEELWEEEFIERCVQELLEEEEQWEWFIPSRDLPGQTVSQLQDQISLLVLDGDVHADADFAIVVNSNLNPNAKEFIPGIQKHAI from the exons ATGAAGGACCCGAGTCTCAACAACGGCAACAACATGAGCATCAGCAACGAGGTCATCCTCAGCAACCAGTTCATCTCCGAGGAAGACCCGTTCGCTGAGTACATGTGGATGGAGAACGAGGAGGAGTTcaacagacag gtggaggaggagctgtggGAGGAGGAGTTTATCGAGCGCTGCGTAcaggagctgctggaggaggaggagcagtgggagTGGTTCATCCCGTCCAGAGACCTCCCCGGTCAGACCGTCAGCCAGCTGCAGGACCAGATCAGCCTGCTCGTCCTGGACGGAGATGTGCATGCTGACGCAGACTTCGCAATTGTG GTGAACAGCAATCTGAACCCAAATGCCAAGGAGTTCATCCCGGGGATCCAGAAACACGCCATCTGA
- the LOC109987323 gene encoding axonemal dynein light intermediate polypeptide 1-like, with translation MKPPAESLLRYDNPVLISKSTDRKSPKGRPLKVSPQQVRGQSTPVPPPPKSKPTSTDTNKQEHEEILNTILPPREWTDGTRLWVQQVSSAPSTRTDVIHLEELLDTKLQQRQARQTGICPVRRELYSQCFDELIRQVTIKCAERGLLLSRVRDEIQMTIHVYQTVYESGVAFGMRKALQSEQGKVDMEKKISDLDDEKLELKKQLNELKSQRDATEKRETERRQTEEKNHVEQIQLLERTNLQLKTQLELILTPKK, from the exons ATGAAGCCACCAGCAGAATCTCTCCTCAGATACGACAATCCAGTTTTGATCAGCAAAAGCACTGACAGAAAATCACCAAAG GGCCGCCCTTTAAAAGTGAGTCCACAGCAGGTGAGGGGACAGTCTACCCCTGTGCCACCACCTCCAAAATCAAAACCCACCTCTACTGACACCAACAAGCAGGAACATGAGGAGATCCTAAACACCATCCTTCCACCCAG GGAATGGACTGACGGGACCCGGCTGTGGGTGCAGCAAGTGTCCAGTGCACCTTCTACAAGAACAGATGTTATTcacctggaggagctgctggacaCAAAGCTGCAACAAAGGCAGGCCAGACAGACAGGAATCTGCCCTGTCCGCAGGGAGCTCTACTCTCAGTGCTTTG atGAGCTCATCAGACAGGTGACCATCAAGtgtgctgagaggggcctgcTGCTCTCGCGGGTCAGAGATGAGATTCAAATGACTATTCATGTCTACCAGACTGTGTATGAAAGCGGTGTGGCCTTTGGTATGAGGAAAGCCCTTCAGTCAGAGCAGGGAAAGGTGGACATGGAGAAAAAA ATTTCTGATCTTGACGATGAGAAACTGGAGCTGAAGAAGCAACTGAACGAACTCAAGTCTCAGCGTGATGCCACTGAAAAACGAGAAACTGAAAGGCGACAGACTGAAGAAAAGAATCATGTGGAACAGATCCAGCTCCTCGAGAGAACCAACCTGCAGCTCAAG aCCCAACTGGAATTGATCCTCACACCAAAGAAGTAA